The Alteromonas macleodii ATCC 27126 genome segment TGCTGGGTAACCTTGAAATGGAAACGAGCTTTGACCAGCAGCAAGACGTGACAGACCGTATGTTGGCATGCTTCCCAAGTATTATCTGCTACTGGTACCGCTTCTCGCACGACGGCGTGCGCGTAGATGTTGAAACCGATGACGATTCAATTGGAGGTCACTTCCTTCACATGCTTCACGGTGAAAAGCCACGTGAACTTCATGAACAAGTCATGCATGTATCACTCATTCTTTATGCAGAGCATGAATTTAACGCGTCTACCTTCACTGCACGTGTTTGTGCTTCAACCTTATCTGATATGCATTCTTGTGTAACCGGTGCTATCGGTTCTCTGCGTGGTCCACTTCACGGTGGTGCTAACGAAGCCGCCATGGAAATGATCGAGGGCTTCACTTCTCCTGATGATGCTGAAGAGAAGATGATGGGCATGCTTGAGCGCAAAGAGAAGATCATGGGCTTTGGCCACGCTATTTACTCAGACTCTGACCCGCGTAATGAAATTATCAAGCAATGGTCTGAAAAACTCGCTGCTGATGTGGGTGACGACGTACTTTACCCTGTGTCTGTTCGCTGTGAAGAAGTGATGTGGCGCGAGAAGAAGCTTTTCTGTAACGCCGATTTCTTCCATGCCTCTGCGTATAACTTTATGGGTATCCCTACGCCATTGTTTACACCAATCTTCGTAATGTCTCGTCTAACTGGTTGGGCAGCACACGTTATGGAACAGCGCGCTGACAACCGTATTATTCGTCCGTCAGCAGAATACACAGGCGAAGAACTACGCCCAGTGCCTGCTATCAGCGAACGCGCTTAAGATTAAGGTTGGGGTTTTATGAATATTGATTACCGTAAACCGCTTCCTAACGCGGGTATCGATTTTTTCGATACCCGTGAAGCGGTAGATGCTATTGAGCCTGGCGCCTACGCCAAGCTGCCTTACACCTCACGTGTACTGGCTGAGAACTTGGTGCGTAAATGCGCCCCTGAAATGCTTACCGACTCACTTAAACAGCTGATTTATCGCAAGCGCGACTTGGACTTTCCGTGGTTTCCTGCTCGCGTGGTGTGTCATGATATCTTAGGGCAAACGGCACTGGTAGACTTAGCGGGCCTTCGCGATGCTATTGCAGCAAAAGGCGGCGATCCGGCGAAGGTTAATCCCGTTGTTCCTACGCAGCTGATTGTTGACCACTCGTTAGCCGTTGAACACGCTGGTTTTGAAAAAGACGCGTTTGAGAAAAACCGTGCAATTGAAGACAGACGTAACGACGACCGTTTCCACTTTATCAACTGGACGAAAACCGCGTTTAAAAACGTGGATGTTATCCCTCCAGGTAACGGCATTATGCACCAAATCAACTTGGAGCGTATGTCGCCGGTTATTCAAGCTCGCGACGGCGTAGCCTTCCCTGACACGCTAGTAGGTACCGACAGCCACACGCCGCATGTTGATGCACTTGGTGTTCTTGCTGTGGGTGTGGGTGGTCTTGAAGCGGAAAGCGTTATGCTGGGCCGTGCGTCATATATGCGCTTGCCTGATATTGTAGGTGTTGAGCTAACGGGCAAACCACAGCCAAGCATTACGGCTACCGACATTGT includes the following:
- the prpC gene encoding 2-methylcitrate synthase; this encodes MAKQLSGAGLRGQVAGKTALSTVGKSGSGLTYRGYDVKDLAQNCQFEEVAYLILKGKLPNQSELDAYKAKLRGMRGLPSALKEVLERIPKNAHPMDVLRTGCSMLGNLEMETSFDQQQDVTDRMLACFPSIICYWYRFSHDGVRVDVETDDDSIGGHFLHMLHGEKPRELHEQVMHVSLILYAEHEFNASTFTARVCASTLSDMHSCVTGAIGSLRGPLHGGANEAAMEMIEGFTSPDDAEEKMMGMLERKEKIMGFGHAIYSDSDPRNEIIKQWSEKLAADVGDDVLYPVSVRCEEVMWREKKLFCNADFFHASAYNFMGIPTPLFTPIFVMSRLTGWAAHVMEQRADNRIIRPSAEYTGEELRPVPAISERA